The following are encoded in a window of Rosa chinensis cultivar Old Blush chromosome 4, RchiOBHm-V2, whole genome shotgun sequence genomic DNA:
- the LOC112199359 gene encoding zinc finger BED domain-containing protein RICESLEEPER 2-like, whose translation MKRRLRSKGDILHLRCACHIINLVVRDGIYEIEDRIEAIWHCVKFIRSSSSRLDKFRDFSVLEPLSNTANVPLYVITRWNSTYLMLAAALKYEKVFERMGYEDDAFKKYFDETDAKTKKKRAGAPSSQDWRNAQAFVHFLGKFYEATMKLSAWKKVTAHLLFSELIGLQTKIDSKMNDDRDPILQRVACGMKDKFDKYWGSFEQMNKIIVIANVLDPRWKLQYQKKAFAKVGSSPIRVATITSELKGILMMMYDEYRRSDAAFSQTTPVDGSQPMEEVEFQGVDGGQAEILADLMQERMDEQNEMISNEVDKYLADRYVHPLTPGFDGTAWWKVNANAYLVLSKLAKDVFSIPCSTVASENAFSLGKRVVDPYRSSLTPKMVECLVCSSDSLRDTTPNFYKEPTVAELE comes from the coding sequence ATGAAGAGAAGACTTAGGAGTAAAGGGGACATTTTACATCTTCGGTGTGCTTGTCACATCATAAATCTGGTTGTGAGAGATGGAATCTATGAGATTGAGGATCGGATAGAGGCTATTTGGCACTGTGTGAAGTTTATCCGGTCTTCTTCAAGTAGACTTGATAAATTTAGGGATTTTTCAGTGCTTGAACCGTTGAGCAACACTGCTAATGTTCCCCTTTATGTTATAACTAGGTGGAACAGCACATACTTAATGTTGGCTGCAGCATTAAAGTATGAAAAAGTGTTTGAAAGGATGGGTTATGAAGATGACGCTTTTAAGAAGTACTTCGACGAGACAGATGCCAAAACTAAGAAGAAAAGGGCAGGTGCTCCTTCATCACAAGATTGGAGGAATGCACAAGCTTTTGTGCATTTTCTTGGGAAGTTTTACGAAGCAACCATGAAATTGAGCGCTTGGAAGAAAGTGACAGCACATTTGCTATTCTCTGAGTTGATAGGGCTGCAAACAAAGATTGATAGCAAGATGAATGATGATAGAGACCCTATTTTGCAAAGGGTGGCTTGTGGGATGAAAGACAAGTTCGATAAGTATTGGGGTTCATTTGAACAAATGAACAAAATCATCGTCATAGCCAATGTTTTAGATCCTAGGTGGAAACTGCAATACCAAAAAAAGGCATTTGCCAAAGTTGGTTCCTCACCGATAAGAGTTGCAACAATAACCAGTGAGTTAAAGGGGATTTTAATGATGATGTACGACGAATATAGGCGCAGTGATGCAGCCTTTTCCCAAACCACACCCGTTGATGGAAGTCAGCCAATGGAGGAAGTTGAGTTTCAGGGTGTTGATGGTGGACAAGCTGAAATATTGGCTGATTTAATGCAAGAAAGAATGGATGAACAAAATGAGATGATCTCGAATGAGGTTGACAAATACTTGGCTGATCGATATGTTCATCCATTGACACCGGGTTTCGATGGGACAGCTTGGTGGAAAGTTAATGCCAATGCATATCTGGTACTTTCAAAGCTTGCAAAGGATGTATTTTCCATCCCTTGCAGCACCGTCGCAAGTGAAAATGCCTTCAGTTTGGGAAAAAGGGTGGTAGATCCTTATAGGAGTTCCCTAACACCTAAAATGGTGGAATGTTTGGTCTGCTCAAGTGATTCGCTGAGGGATACAACACCTAACTTCTACAAGGAACCAACTGTGGCTGAGCTAGAGTAG